TCTTCCGGCAGCATAGTCGATCTGCTTGCGGTTTAGCCGCGAGCCGATAGGCGAGCGCTCCACCCGCTTCAATGAGCGGTCACCCCAAGAACGTCCGCTCCACAAACGTCGTATCCATTCGACATTCGTGAAACGCCGTATGGGCCAGAATTTCCTGATGCAACGGCACCGTGGTTTTAATGCCCCGCACTTCCAGTTCCGCCAGCGCCCGCTGCATCGTCTCGATGGCCCCCACCCGCGTCGGCTGGTGAACAATCAATTTGCCGATCATCGAATCGTAATACGGCGAAACCGTGTAACCGGAAAAAGCATGCGAATCCCACCGCACCCCAAACCCGCCCGGCGCAATCAACCGCTCTATTTTCCCCGGGCAAGGCTGAAAGTTCCGCTTCGGATCTTCCGCGTTAATGCGGCATTCCAGCGCCGCCCCGCGCTGCGGTACATCGTCCTGCGTAAACCATAGCTTCTCGCCCGCAGCGACCTGAATTTGCGATTTAATCAAATCGATCCCCGTCACCATCTCCGTCACCGGGTGTTCCACCTGAATTCGGGCATTCACTTCGATGAAATAAAAATTGCCGCTTTGGTCAACGATAAACTCCACCGTCCCGGCGTTGGTGTATCCGGCCGTCTTTACCAATCGCACGGCCGCCTCGCACATCGCCTTGCGCGTTTCCACCGTAAGATGCGCCGCGGGACTTTCCTCGATCAGCTTTTGGTGACGCCGCTGCGTGGAACATTCCCGCTCATACAAATGCACGGCGTTTCCATGCTGATCGGCCAGAATTTGCACCTCCACGTGCCGGGGCCGCTCCACGTAACGCTCCAAATAAATTCCCGCATTCCCGAACGCCGCTTCCGCTTCTGCCGCCGCTTGCTGCAATGCGCTTTTCAATGTCAGGTCGTTGGCCGCCACCCGCATGCCCCGCCCGCCCCCACCGGCCGTGGCTTTAATCAGCACCGGAAAACCAATTTCATGCGCCAGTCGCACCGCTTCTTTCTCATCCGCCACCAAGCCCTCGCTGCCGGGCACCACCGGTACTTTGGCATCGCGCGCAATCTTGCGGGCCGTGTTCTTATCGCCTAGCTTGGCCATGGCTTCCGGCGTGGGGCCGATAAAGTCGATATTGCAGCTTCGGCAAATTTCGTTGAAATGGGCGTTTTCCGACAGGAAGCCGTAGCCCGGATGCAGCGCCTGCACGTTGCCAATTTCCGCCGCACTGATGACCCGGTCGATTTTCAAATAACTGTCGGCAGCTTTCGGCGGCCCCACGCAATATGCTTCGTCCGCCAAATCCAGATAATGGGCCCCGCGATCGGCCTCGCTGAAAATGGCCACGGTTTCAATGCCCAACTCGCGGCAGGCGCGGATTATCCGCAGTGCTATTTCTCCCCGATTGGCCACCAGAATGCGTTTGAACATTTCGAGAGCAATTAGCAATTAGCGATTGGCAATTAGCAGGCATTCAAATGCAAAAACGAATCGAATGGATGCTGGCTAGCCGCTAATCGCTAATCGCTAGCCGCTTATTTCCTCGTATCAATTTTGAACAGCGGTTGCCCGTATTCCACCGGCGCTCCGTTTTCCACCAGCACCGCCGCTACCTGGCCCGATATTTCCGCCGGGATTTCGTTGAACACTTTCATCGCCTCGATAATGCACACAATCGTGTCCGGTCCCACGTGGGCCCCCACTTTCACAAACGGCGGCGTTTCCGGGCTGCTGGCCGCGTAAAACGTCCCCACCATCGGGCTTTTGATGACGGCCAAATCGGCGCTCTCTGTGGCCGCGGCAGGCGTCTGTCCGCCGGCCGGCGCAGAATGGGTCATCGCCGGCATCGCAACTCCGCTAGACGGCGACGCCCCGCTGCTGATAAACGGTTCGGCTCCTCGTCGCAGCCGCACGCGCTGCTCCCCCTGCCGCAGGTCAATCTCGGCCAAGTCGTGCTCCTTCATCAATTCAATCAGCCGACGAACTTTCTTTACGTCGAAGATATCGCCAGCGCCTGATTCGGAATCCGCCATGGTGTGTTTCGGGTTGTGCTTAGCCACTGATTTCGCTTCGCTCGCTGGGCGTGATGTCGCCGCTGCTAATTCAGATTTTAGATTTCGCGTCAATTCACCGACACAATCGATTCCTCCCATTGCTTGGGAACCGATGTCAACACCTCGCAACCGCCCCGGGTGACCAGCACGTCGTCCTCAATTCGCACGCCGCCAAAACCCGGCAGGTAAATGCCCGGCTCGACGGTCATCACCATGCCCGGCTCCAATTTCACGGAGCTCTTTTTGGCAAACCGCGGCGCCTCGTGGATTTCCAGCCCCAGGCCGTGTCCCAGGCCGTGCCCAAACTGCTTCCCATAACCTGCTTTTTCAATCACATTACGAGCCGCCCTGTCGATTTCCTCGCACCTCCGCCCGGGCCGAATCGCTTCGATGGCCGCCAGTTGCGCTTTCAACACAACTTCATAAATGCGTTGGAGTTTGGGCGGGATTTTACCGGTCACCAAAGTTCGGGTCAAGTCGCTCATGTACAGCCGCCCCAGCGCCCCCCAATCGATCAGTACGAATGCGGCCTCCCCCACATGCCGTAAACCCGGCCGGTAGTGTGGCAAAGCTGCCCGATCTCCCGTTGCCACAATCGGCGTGAAACTCGCCCCGCGCCCGCCAAACAGCCGCATTTGGTTTTCCAATGCGTCGGCAATTTCTTTTTCGGTTTGCTCCGCTCGCAACGCGGCCCGCACCACCGCAAACGCTTTTTCCGCAATTGCCACCGCCTGGCGGATTTCGGCAATTTCCTCTTTATCCTTAATCATCCGCAGGTGTTCTACCAGCCCCGTCGTCGTGGCCAGCTCCACCTTCTCCGCCTTCTCCGCCAATCGCTCGTAATACCCGACGGACATCGAATCCCCTTCCACTCCCAACCGCGAAACCTTGGCCTGCTTCAACAGCCTGATGCAGCCGTCCAGCATTGATTCGCCCGGTGGTCGAATGTGCAAGTTCAGTCCCGGGCATTCTTCCCCAAGCTGCGTGGTATAGCGCGGATCGCTCAGCAACACTTCGCCGGTGCGCGTCACCAGCAAATAACTGTCGTCGCCGGTGAAACCGGTGAGATACGTGACGTTCGGATAACTTGTAACCAACAGCGTGTCGACTTCCGCTTTCTGCAGCAGCTTGCGAAGCCGGTCGCGCCGGGCGGAAAAATATTCCATATCGCCGGTCGATTAAAATTGCTTAAAAGTTTTTCGCTCGCGGCTTTGCACTCAATACTCGAACCATCGTTGCCGCTCCAAGTGCTCGAATTATGCCCTCGCTCCACAGGGCTTGTCTATATGTGCCCTCTTCGCTTTTCCTCTTTTTGAGTCCAGCGCTATGCGGGGGCCGAGGCAGCCCGCGGAAAGCACCTGCCAGTCGGCACAGCTATCTCGTTATTAAAGCTTCTTCAGCCACATCGCCGCGCCGCGGGAGGCGTCCATCAGCGGGATCAGCCGCTTCACATCCTCAGGATACCGAGCAGTCACAAAACTGTTGGAAAATAAAATCTCAAACGCGTTGTTGTACTGCAGAAATGCCCGGAGCAAATATAACTCGTTCCAAGCCCGTCCGTCCTTCAGCCATTGCAGGGGATACTCGAAGGGGAAAAAAATATCATGCATATGAATCATCACGCCCGGCCGCAGCCGCGGCAGCACGTTAAACAGCAAGTGGTTCACGTCGCTGCCATATTTCGAGACGTGCGATGAATCGATGAACAAAAAGTCTCCCGCCTCCAGTTGATCAAACTCTTCCACGGGCACCCGTTGAACGCCAGAGACTATAATTCGCGCACGTTCAGCGTCTCGCGGCGTCAGCAGTTGGTTCAGTCGTTTTGGGTAGGGCTCGATGAACGTCAATTGCATGCTCGAATCGCAATATAAATCGTTGGTGTCCAGCATCAACGCCGACGTGAATCCGGAACCCACTTCCATAATCCGTCGCGGGCAAAAGCGGCGAATGAACGAAAACAGCGTCACGCTGTCGCAATGTTCGTAATAACCATTTTTCAGCCAAAATCGCCGAGTCGGGGTCTGCTCCTCTGGCCAGTCGAACGCACTAGCCTTCTCTGCCAGCTCCCCTAGCAATTGCCGTTGACCGTCGGCATTCAGATTCACCCCGTCCCACACCGTCGAAGCCAGTGGCTGCCCGTCCGCGAGGGCCGTGATGTCCGGAAGCGGAGAATAAAAGTGCCCCGGCGGGGCAATCCGCATTTGCGGATTACTCAAAATCGGGTGCGCGGCAATCAACTGCTTTTCCAAAAATCGGCGCGTCGATCGGTTTCCCAACAGCCGCCCGACAAGCCACTTCTGCACTTTCCTGCGCGTTCTCCTGGCAGCACCGTCCATAAGCTTGTCGCCTAAAAAAACATCGGTTTCGGCAATATAACCGTGCCCCCCGCAGCGTCAAGACGAGCATCCCAGACGCGGAAGACGAATAACCCCCCATCGAACGTAGCGCCCCGGTGCGGTACGATGTGCAGCGAAGGCTTGAATCCTAACGGGGTGTAATCGAGCGGCACCAATTATGTACAGAATTCAGCGGAATCATTTCTCGGCAGCAAGTCTTCTTCAGCATTTTCCTTGCGGATTGTTATTGGGTTTCCTGTGCCAATCCGACGGCATGCTTTAAGGGGTTATCATGAAAAAACTCTTCACCTGTCTTGGTGTGGTTTTTGCGATAATTATTGTCATTATTATTATCCTCTTTGCTGTTTTTATCCCGAAAGGTATCGAATTCAATCGTGAGGCGATTGTTTACCTTAACAGCGAAGTGCCTAAAATTGTTGAGCACTGGAATTCGCAAGAGTTGCTTGATGCCGCGACTCCCGAGATGAAATCCATGATGAACGACCCCGATGAAGTGGAGCGGTTATTTGTCATGTTTCGCCAGCTTGGCGCGCTCAAACACCTTGATGAGCCCAGCGGAGGCATTTTCATGGGGGCACGCACCCCAACAGGTTCCGCGACGATCGGAAACTACACGATCCCCGGTGAATTCGTGAAGGGACATGGGGTGATTTTAGTCCAGCTTCGCAGGGTCGGCGATTCTTGGAAGATTGACGGATTTCGCATCAATTCAGATGTGTTTCTGCCGCCGAAGCTGGAAGATGCGAGGCACAATGAACAAGCAAAGTAAGAATGATATGGATTCCGCCCACGTCCAACACCTCGCCCAGCAACTCCTCCGCGGCGAATTATCGCTCGATAACTTTCTGCGTAGCCTGGTCCAGCCCAAAACCGCAGATTTGGGCGATGTGCAACTCGATCTCGATCGCCCCCGCCGTTGCGGCTTTCCCGAAGTCATCTTCGGCGAAGGCAAAACACGCGACACGCTCCAGCGGCTAATTCGTCGAATGTTGGACGAGCACATCGACGTGCTGGCCACCCGCATTGCGCCCGACATCGCCGCGGAACTCATCCAAAAATTTCCAACGGCACGGTACAACGAAGTCGCCCGCACGCTCAGAGTGCCGCTGCCAAAATCCGTTGCCGATTCAAAATCAGATAATTCAAAACAGCAGCCAAAAACCTTTGTCGCCATTGTCACCGCCGGCACCACCGACATTCCCGTGGCCGAAGAAGCGCGCGAAACGCTCTCTTGGATGGGCGTGGAATCCGTCCTCATTCACGACGTCGGCGTGGCCGGCCCGCATCGCTTCCCGGAAAAGTTGCCTATGCTCCACGGCGCGGCCGCCGCCATTGTCGTCGCCGGTATGGAAGGCGCACTTCCCAGCGTTGTGGGCGGATACGTGCCCTGCCCGGTCATTGCCGTTCCCACCAGCGTCGGCTACGGCGCCAGTTGCGGCGGATTAGCCGCACTGTTGAGTATGCTCAACAGTTGCGCCGCCAACGTCACCGTCGTGAATGTCGACGCCGGCTTCAAAGCGGGCTACGTGGCCGGCCTCATCGCCCATGGCGCGGCGGCAAGAACGGCATAATCGTTGTTTAGCGCTGCTCCGGC
The sequence above is a segment of the Pirellulales bacterium genome. Coding sequences within it:
- the accC gene encoding acetyl-CoA carboxylase biotin carboxylase subunit, which encodes MFKRILVANRGEIALRIIRACRELGIETVAIFSEADRGAHYLDLADEAYCVGPPKAADSYLKIDRVISAAEIGNVQALHPGYGFLSENAHFNEICRSCNIDFIGPTPEAMAKLGDKNTARKIARDAKVPVVPGSEGLVADEKEAVRLAHEIGFPVLIKATAGGGGRGMRVAANDLTLKSALQQAAAEAEAAFGNAGIYLERYVERPRHVEVQILADQHGNAVHLYERECSTQRRHQKLIEESPAAHLTVETRKAMCEAAVRLVKTAGYTNAGTVEFIVDQSGNFYFIEVNARIQVEHPVTEMVTGIDLIKSQIQVAAGEKLWFTQDDVPQRGAALECRINAEDPKRNFQPCPGKIERLIAPGGFGVRWDSHAFSGYTVSPYYDSMIGKLIVHQPTRVGAIETMQRALAELEVRGIKTTVPLHQEILAHTAFHECRMDTTFVERTFLG
- the accB gene encoding acetyl-CoA carboxylase biotin carboxyl carrier protein, translated to MADSESGAGDIFDVKKVRRLIELMKEHDLAEIDLRQGEQRVRLRRGAEPFISSGASPSSGVAMPAMTHSAPAGGQTPAAATESADLAVIKSPMVGTFYAASSPETPPFVKVGAHVGPDTIVCIIEAMKVFNEIPAEISGQVAAVLVENGAPVEYGQPLFKIDTRK
- a CDS encoding Xaa-Pro peptidase family protein; this encodes MEYFSARRDRLRKLLQKAEVDTLLVTSYPNVTYLTGFTGDDSYLLVTRTGEVLLSDPRYTTQLGEECPGLNLHIRPPGESMLDGCIRLLKQAKVSRLGVEGDSMSVGYYERLAEKAEKVELATTTGLVEHLRMIKDKEEIAEIRQAVAIAEKAFAVVRAALRAEQTEKEIADALENQMRLFGGRGASFTPIVATGDRAALPHYRPGLRHVGEAAFVLIDWGALGRLYMSDLTRTLVTGKIPPKLQRIYEVVLKAQLAAIEAIRPGRRCEEIDRAARNVIEKAGYGKQFGHGLGHGLGLEIHEAPRFAKKSSVKLEPGMVMTVEPGIYLPGFGGVRIEDDVLVTRGGCEVLTSVPKQWEESIVSVN
- a CDS encoding class I SAM-dependent methyltransferase, whose product is MQKWLVGRLLGNRSTRRFLEKQLIAAHPILSNPQMRIAPPGHFYSPLPDITALADGQPLASTVWDGVNLNADGQRQLLGELAEKASAFDWPEEQTPTRRFWLKNGYYEHCDSVTLFSFIRRFCPRRIMEVGSGFTSALMLDTNDLYCDSSMQLTFIEPYPKRLNQLLTPRDAERARIIVSGVQRVPVEEFDQLEAGDFLFIDSSHVSKYGSDVNHLLFNVLPRLRPGVMIHMHDIFFPFEYPLQWLKDGRAWNELYLLRAFLQYNNAFEILFSNSFVTARYPEDVKRLIPLMDASRGAAMWLKKL
- the larB gene encoding nickel pincer cofactor biosynthesis protein LarB encodes the protein MNKQSKNDMDSAHVQHLAQQLLRGELSLDNFLRSLVQPKTADLGDVQLDLDRPRRCGFPEVIFGEGKTRDTLQRLIRRMLDEHIDVLATRIAPDIAAELIQKFPTARYNEVARTLRVPLPKSVADSKSDNSKQQPKTFVAIVTAGTTDIPVAEEARETLSWMGVESVLIHDVGVAGPHRFPEKLPMLHGAAAAIVVAGMEGALPSVVGGYVPCPVIAVPTSVGYGASCGGLAALLSMLNSCAANVTVVNVDAGFKAGYVAGLIAHGAAARTA